Proteins from one Monodelphis domestica isolate mMonDom1 chromosome 6, mMonDom1.pri, whole genome shotgun sequence genomic window:
- the TMEM151A gene encoding transmembrane protein 151A produces MPQGEAEGGIDGSGGGDGGEVPTLIPDGEPVREEQRPLKQSLGGSLCRESHWKCLLLTLLIHSCGAVVAWCWLATVPRLAIGSGLSHGTPATYQASPCSDGYLYIPLAFVSLLYLLYLAECWHCHMRASRAPRTDVVTVLALIRRLQQAPPCVWWKATSYHYVRRTRQITRYRNGDAYTTTQVYHERADSRTARGEFDYSAHGVRDVSKELVGLSDHPATRLRFTKCFSFGSAEAEAAYLTQRARFFGANEGLDDYLEAREGMHLKDVDFRESLMVFADPRSPPWYARAWVFWLVSVATLSWPLRVVAAYGTAHVHYQVEKLFGASSPPPGGHAPGGPSLSRVATVDFTELEWHICSNRQLVPSYSEAMLMGPGPTAYLRGCQRCRRSVSSNSLPPSRANGPRLPFSRSRLSLGGGSRPTTGVFRSLSGGPLGRRGEDTEPLESPPCYQDALYFPVLIVHGDGGCRGDGQGAI; encoded by the exons ATGCCCCAAGGAGAGGCAGAAGGCGGCATAGACGGCAGCGGAGGCGGCGATGGGGGAGAGGTGCCCACGCTCATACCAGACGGGGAACCGGTGAGGGAAGAG CAGCGGCCCCTGAAGCAGTCCTTGGGAGGCTCCCTTTGTCGGGAATCCCACTGGAAGTGCCTCCTGTTAACCCTCCTCATCCACTCATGTGGGGCTGTGGTGGCCTGGTGCTGGCTGGCCACCGTACCCCGCCTGGCCATAGGCAGCGGCCTTTCCCACGGGACCCCGGCCACCTACCAGGCCAGCCCTTGCTCCGATGGCTACCTGTACATCCCACTGGCCTTCGTCTCCCTCCTCTACCTCCTCTACCTGGCTGAGTGCTGGCACTGCCACATGAGGGCCTCCCGGGCACCACGCACAGATGTGGTCACAGTGCTGGCCTTGATCCGCCGCCTTCAGCAGGCCCCACCCTGTGTCTGGTGGAAGGCCACCAGCTACCATTATGTCCGGCGAACCCGGCAGATCACGCGCTACCGCAATGGGGACGCCTACACCACCACGCAGGTCTACCACGAGCGGGCCGATAGCCGGACAGCACGGGGCGAGTTCGACTACTCTGCTCACGGGGTCCGAGATGTCTCCAAGGAGCTGGTGGGGTTGTCCGACCACCCCGCCACCCGCCTGCGCTTTACCAAGTGCTTCAGCTTTGGGAGTGCAGAGGCTGAGGCGGCGTACCTCACCCAGAGGGCTCGCTTCTTTGGCGCCAACGAGGGCCTCGACGACTACCTGGAGGCCCGAGAGGGGATGCATCTGAAGGACGTGGACTTCCGAGAGTCGCTGATGGTGTTTGCAGACCCCCGCAGCCCCCCCTGGTACGCCCGGGCCTGGGTCTTCTGGCTCGTGTCAGTGGCCACGCTGTCGTGGCCCCTCCGCGTGGTGGCCGCCTATGGCACAGCCCACGTCCACTACCAGGTGGAGAAGCTCTTTGGGGCCAGCTCGCCGCCCCCCGGAGGTCATGCCCCCGGCGGCCCGTCCCTCTCCAGAGTGGCCACGGTGGACTTCACAGAACTGGAGTGGCACATTTGCTCCAATCGGCAGCTGGTGCCCAGCTACTCGGAGGCCATGTTGATGGGCCCTGGCCCCACAGCCTACCTCAGAGGCTGCCAGCGCTGCCGCCGCTCTGTCAGCAGCAACTCGCTGCCCCCTTCCCGGGCCAACGGGCCTCGCCTGCCTTTCAGCCGGAGCCGGCTCTCCCTGGGAGGGGGGAGCCGGCCCACCACTGGGGTCTTCCGGAGCCTGAGCGGGGGGCCCCTGGGGCGTCGGGGGGAAGACACGGAGCCCCTGGAGAGCCCCCCCTGCTACCAGGATGCGCTTTACTTCCCCGTTCTCATTGTTCACGGAGACGGAGGCTGTCGGGGAGATGGGCAAGGTGCCATCTGA
- the CD248 gene encoding endosialin → MLRLLLAWAALGPTLGPTLAQAPGPAEDAAASCGPTSCYAVFYRRRTFLEAWRACRELGGNLATPKTPEEARRVGLLAGREAPKAPGRLLWIGLQRQPRQCHPQRPLRGFTWTTGDQDTAFTNWAAAGGPGACPASRCVAMEAAGGQLWREGSCTLPVDGYLCQFGFEAACPALELEEGQAGPALYTTPFQLVTDALAWLPFGSVADVPCLDGGGASLLCMQRPEGGVGWSRRGPLCPGPGLGRAGCALENGGCEHECVEEAGGRASCRCAEGFRLDGDGRSCVDPCADAPCEQQCEPGGPGGYSCHCRLGFRPAEDDPHRCLDTDECQIPGVCQQMCVNYVGGFECYCSEGHELEPDGISCSPLGAGQGALVGETQEEDEDEDEDEDEEAWDSFEGGWTESAGPLWLDPTSQALAFEPPSRPLLPHGTPSRPPLFVPPRSPYRPPLLSVTRPPAHWLPVIPATRPPLPPAYKLPVFSATLAPAHRLPPTLVSRPPLPPRGPSTHLPQPPSLPSKPPLLVPGAQHPLPSLQQPPLHSGTRSPLPAPVTAPHRPGPPAPSPPGLATPQPSLPPTLPLPHPTTPAPPPPTSRWPSPAPSPSAPWEPPSFPATPPQLPGTPSQAASSLPGPGSALDVLGASPPSPTARSRSRRDDRWLLVALLVPTCVFLVILLAVGIVYCTRCGPRAPTKSITDCYHWITNSGAKGEPEPKGGSLAGVMTCRTSV, encoded by the coding sequence ATGCTGAGGTTACTCCTGGCCTGGGCGGCCCTGGGACCCACCCTGGGGCCCACCCTGGCCCAGGCTCCGGGGCCCGCCGAGGACGCTGCAGCCTCCTGCGGGCCGACCAGCTGCTACGCGGTCTTCTACCGGCGCCGAACCTTCCTGGAGGCCTGGAGGGCCTGCCGAGAACTGGGGGGCAACCTGGCCACCCCGAAGACGCCGGAGGAGGCCCGGCGCGTGGGGCTGCTGGCCGGCCGGGAGGCCCCGAAGGCGCCCGGCCGGCTGCTGTGGATCGGCCTCCAGCGGCAGCCCCGCCAGTGCCACCCTCAGCGCCCGCTGCGGGGCTTCACCTGGACCACCGGCGACCAGGACACGGCCTTCACCAACTGGGCTGCGGCCGGCGGCCCCGGCGCCTGCCCGGCCTCGCGCTGCGTGGCCATGGAGGCTGCGGGCGGCCAGCTGTGGCGTGAGGGCTCCTGCACGCTGCCCGTGGACGGCTACCTGTGCCAGTTCGGCTTCGAGGCGGCCTGCCCGGCTCTGGAGCTCGAGGAGGGCCAGGCCGGCCCCGCGCTCTACACCACCCCCTTCCAGCTGGTCACCGACGCCCTGGCCTGGCTGCCCTTCGGCTCCGTGGCCGACGTGCCCTGCCTGGACGGCGGCGGCGCCTCCCTGCTCTGCATGCAGAGGCCCGAGGGGGGCGTGGGCTGGTCCCGCCGGGGGCCGCTGTGCCCGGGGCCGGGGCTGGGCAGGGCCGGCTGCGCCCTGGAGAACGGCGGCTGCGAGCACGAGTGCGTGGAGGAGGCGGGCGGCCGGGCGTCCTGCCGCTGCGCGGAGGGCTTCAGGCTGGACGGCGACGGGCGCAGCTGCGTGGATCCCTGCGCAGACGCCCCCTGCGAGCAGCAGTGCGAGCCGGGCGGGCCCGGGGGCTACAGCTGCCACTGCCGCCTGGGCTTCCGGCCGGCCGAGGACGACCCGCACCGCTGCCTGGACACGGACGAGTGCCAGATCCCCGGCGTGTGCCAGCAGATGTGCGTCAACTACGTCGGGGGCTTCGAGTGCTACTGCAGCGAAGGGCACGAGCTGGAGCCCGACGGCATCAGCTGCAGCCCCCTGGGAGCCGGGCAGGGCGCGCTGGTCGGGGAGACGCAGGAGGAGGACGAGGACGAGGACGAGGACGAGGACGAGGAGGCCTGGGACAGCTTCGAGGGCGGCTGGACCGAGTCCGCCGGGCCCCTCTGGCTGGACCCCACAAGCCAGGCGCTCGCTTTTGAGCCGCCCTCCAGACCCCTGCTCCCCCACGGAACTCCCTCCAGGCCGCCCCTCTTCGTTCCCCCGAGGTCTCCCTACCGACCCCCGCTCCTCTCAGTCACCCGGCCCCCTGCCCACTGGCTCCCCGTGATCCCCGCCACCCGCCCACCTCTGCCCCCAGCCTACAAACTCCCCGTCTTTTCTGCCACCCTCGCCCCTGCGCACAGGCTTCCTCCCACCCTCGTGTCCCGGCCCCCTTTGCCTCCCCGGGGGCCCAGCACCCACCTTCCGCAGCCCCCTAGCCTTCCTAGCAAGCCGCCCCTCCTGGTCCCTGGCGCCCAGCACCCTCTGCCCTCCCTCCAGCAGCCCCCCCTGCATTCTGGCACCCGTTCTCCTCTCCCTGCCCCGGTCACTGCCCCCCACAGGCCTGGGCCCCCAGCCCCCTCACCCCCCGGGCTGGCCACCCCAcagccctcccttcctcccaccctccctctccctcatcccACCACTCCGGCCCCTCCGCCCCCCACCTCCAGATGGCCCTcacctgccccctccccctctgcTCCGTGGGAGCCCCCCTCCTTCCCTGCCACTCCTCCTCAGCTCCCAGGGACCCCCTCCCAGGCGGCCAGCAGCCTCCCAGGCCCTGGGTCGGCCCTGGACGTCCTGGGGGCCTCTCCGCCGTCCCCCACCGCCCGGAGCCGGAGCCGCAGGGATGACCGCTGGCTGCTGGTGGCCCTCCTGGTGCCCACCTGCGTGTTCCTGGTGATTCTCTTGGCTGTGGGGATCGTGTACTGTACCCGCTGCGGGCCTCGGGCCCCCACCAAAAGCATCACAGACTGCTACCACTGGATCACAAACTCGGGGGCCAAGGGGGAGCCTGAGCCCAAGGGGGGCAGCCTGGCAGGGGTCATGACCTGCAGAACCAGTGTGTGA
- the RIN1 gene encoding ras and Rab interactor 1 isoform X1, translating into MELSSLQAPAGASAASSLTRDPVYDVPEAGGEQAGQLQGPGLTVSLRERLLLTQPVWLQLRANAAAALHVLQREPPGTFLVRKSNTRQCKALCVRLPEASGASFVSSHDIRETPEAVSLEGSELSFPDLIQLISSYCHRRDVLLLPLQLPRAIRRAGSRKELEAISHLGMEFWSSSLNSQARWASAEAPALPRLKPRAPEELDQGSGGALCFFNPLFPGDLGPAKREKFKRSFKVRVSTETSGPLSPPAVPPPPVPLPPGGPPGPPQARPPPRPLRRESSGGYRVPGGAGPGPGPPPLPSLPSLRDVDSGSPSSSEEEGGARPGSPASSPPRRGRRRRVLRSVSDAFCSLLAPERQVARAVAEMARDRRTAPGRLVQDLLTRVRAGPEPQELPTVREGLSRARAVLVAELARDKLLPAEQLEAAVEKSLQRCVLKPLRPLLLARLRLRLARDGSWGRLAEGLRRARAGGPEVWGGRLPPPAELERVRQKLLKLLRGYSPTAKATRLLQACKLLAEALRSWAGDAAGADEFLPLLSAVLAQCDLPDLLPETEYLAELLDPSLLTGEAGYCLTSLAAGLALLGDLSQAGPPPRSPSQELRRALSLWEQRRLPPTRGCQHLLRVAFQDPVHGCTSKTLALPPGSSAASLARLCAAKFRVAKPEAFGLFLHGEDGSRLLAPDARPLGLGPGYLLYGPLGGAPEAELGGGAEGPLPSQPPSAPPETQ; encoded by the exons ATGGAGCTCTCCAGCCTCCAGGCCCCCGCTGGGGCCAGCGCTGCCTCCAG CCTGACCCGAGACCCCGTCTACGACGTCCCCGAGGCGGGGGGAGAGCAGGCTGGCCAGCTCCAGGGTCCGGGGCTCACGGTCAGCCTGCGGGAGCGGCTGCTGCTCACCCAGCCCGTGTGGCTTCAGCTCCGTGCCAACGCTGCGGCTGCCCTGCACGTGCTCCAGAGGGAGCCCCCCGGG acgTTCCTGGTACGCAAGTCCAACACCCGGCAGTGCAAGGCCCTGTGCGTCCGGCTCCCAGAGGCCTCCGGGGCCTCCTTCGTCTCCAGCCATGACATTCGGGAGACCCCTGAGG CCGTCTCCCTGGAGGGTTCTGAGCTCTCCTTCCCGGACCTGATCCAGCTCATCTCCAGCTACTGTCACCGCCG GGACGTCCTgctgctccctctccagctgccCAGAGCCATCCGCAGAGCCGGCAGCCGCAAGGAGCTGGAGGCCATCTCGCACCTGGGCATGG AGTTCTGGAGCTCCTCCCTGAACAGCCAGGCCCGTTGGGCCTCCGCGGAGGCGCCTGCGCTCCCCCGCCTGAAGCCGCGGGCCCCCGAGGAGCTGGACCAGGGCAGCGGGGGCGCCCTGTGCTTCTTCAACCCCCTCTTTCCCGGGGATCTGGGCCCCGCCAAGCGGGAGAAATTCAAGAGAAGCTTCAAGGTCCGGGTGTCCACTGAGACCTCCGGCCCACTGTCCCCCCCGGCTGTGCCCCCGCCCCCTGTGCCGCTGCCCCCTGGGGGTCCCCCCGGCCCCCCCCAAGCCAGGCCCCCTCCCAGGCCACTGAGGAGGGAGAGCTCTGGGGGGTACCGGGTGCCCGGGGGGGCCGGCCCGGGCCCAGGCccgcctcctctcccctctctgcccTCCCTCCGGGACGTGGACAGCGGCTCCCCCAGCAGCTCCGAGGAGGAGGGGGGGGCCCGGCCCGGGAGCCCCGCCTCGTCCCCCCCCCGCCGGGGCCGGCGCCGGCGGGTGCTCCGATCCGTGAGCGACGCCTTCTGCTCCCTGCTGGCCCCCGAGAGGCAGGTGGCCCGGGCCGTGGCGGAGATGGCCCGAGACCGGCGGACGGCCCCCGGGCGGCTGGTGCAGGACCTGCTGACCCGGGTGCGGGCCGGCCCGGAGCCCCAGGAGCTGCCGACGGTGCGGGAGGGGCTGAGCCGGGCCCGGGCCGTGCTGGTGGCCGAGCTGGCCCGAGACAAGCTCTTACCCGCGGAGCAGCTGG AGGCCGCCGTCGAGAAGAGTCTGCAGCGCTGCGTGCTGAAGCCGCTCCGGCCGCTGCTGCTGGCCCGCCTGCGGCTCCGGCTGGCCCGGGACGGCTCGTGGGGGCGGCTGGCCGAGGGCCTGCGGCGGGCCAGGGCGGGGGGCCCGGAGGTCTGGGGGGGCCGCCTGCCCCCCCCCGCCGAGCTGGAGCGCGTCCGGCAGAAGCTGCTGAAGCTCCTCCGCGGCTACTCGCCCACCGCCAAGGCCACCCGCCTCCTGCAGGCCTGCAAGCTGCTGGCCGAGGCCCTGCGGAGCTGGGCAG GGGACGCCGCGGGGGCCGACGAGTTCCTGCCCCTGCTGAGCGCCGTCCTGGCCCAGTGCGACCTCCCGGACCTGCTGCCCGAGACCGAGTACTTGGCCGAACTGCTGGACCCCAGCCTGCTCACGGGGGAGG CCGGCTACTGTCTGACCAGCCTGGCCGCCGGCCTGGCCCTGCTGGGGGACCTGAGCCAGGCCGGGCCGCCCCCCCGCAGTCCGTCGCAGGAGCTCCGGCGAGCCCTCAGCCTCTGGGAACAGCGACGGCTCCCCCCGACCCGGGGCTGCCAG CACCTCCTCCGGGTGGCTTTCCAGGACCCCGTCCACGGCTGCACCTCCAAGACGCTGGCGCTGCCCCCCGGCTCCTCGGCCGCCTCCCTGGCCCGGCTCTGTGCCGCCAAGTTCCGGGTGGCGAAGCCCGAAGCCTTCGGCCTCTTCCTGCACGGCGAGGACGGCTCCCGCCTCCTGGCGCCCGACGCCCGGCCCCTCGGCCTCGGCCCCGGCTACCTGCTCTACGGGCCGCTGGGGGGAGCCCCCGAGGCCGAGCTGGGAGGCGGCGCTGAGGGGCCCCTCCCGTCCCAGCCCCCCTCGGCGCCCCCAGAGACCCAATAA
- the RIN1 gene encoding ras and Rab interactor 1 isoform X2 encodes MELSSLQAPAGASAASSLTRDPVYDVPEAGGEQAGQLQGPGLTVSLRERLLLTQPVWLQLRANAAAALHVLQREPPGTFLVRKSNTRQCKALCVRLPEASGASFVSSHDIRETPEAVSLEGSELSFPDLIQLISSYCHRRDVLLLPLQLPRAIRRAGSRKELEAISHLGMEFWSSSLNSQARWASAEAPALPRLKPRAPEELDQGSGGALCFFNPLFPGDLGPAKREKFKRSFKVRVSTETSGPLSPPAVPPPPVPLPPGGPPGPPQARPPPRPLRRESSGGYRVPGGAGPGPGPPPLPSLPSLRDVDSGSPSSSEEEGGARPGSPASSPPRRGRRRRVLRSVSDAFCSLLAPERQVARAVAEMARDRRTAPGRLVQDLLTRVRAGPEPQELPTVREGLSRARAVLVAELARDKLLPAEQLEAAVEKSLQRCVLKPLRPLLLARLRLRLARDGSWGRLAEGLRRARAGGPEVWGGRLPPPAELERVRQKLLKLLRGYSPTAKATRLLQACKLLAEALRSWAGDAAGADEFLPLLSAVLAQCDLPDLLPETEYLAELLDPSLLTGEAGYCLTSLAAGLALLGDLSQAGPPPRSPSQELRRALSLWEQRRLPPTRGCQDPVHGCTSKTLALPPGSSAASLARLCAAKFRVAKPEAFGLFLHGEDGSRLLAPDARPLGLGPGYLLYGPLGGAPEAELGGGAEGPLPSQPPSAPPETQ; translated from the exons ATGGAGCTCTCCAGCCTCCAGGCCCCCGCTGGGGCCAGCGCTGCCTCCAG CCTGACCCGAGACCCCGTCTACGACGTCCCCGAGGCGGGGGGAGAGCAGGCTGGCCAGCTCCAGGGTCCGGGGCTCACGGTCAGCCTGCGGGAGCGGCTGCTGCTCACCCAGCCCGTGTGGCTTCAGCTCCGTGCCAACGCTGCGGCTGCCCTGCACGTGCTCCAGAGGGAGCCCCCCGGG acgTTCCTGGTACGCAAGTCCAACACCCGGCAGTGCAAGGCCCTGTGCGTCCGGCTCCCAGAGGCCTCCGGGGCCTCCTTCGTCTCCAGCCATGACATTCGGGAGACCCCTGAGG CCGTCTCCCTGGAGGGTTCTGAGCTCTCCTTCCCGGACCTGATCCAGCTCATCTCCAGCTACTGTCACCGCCG GGACGTCCTgctgctccctctccagctgccCAGAGCCATCCGCAGAGCCGGCAGCCGCAAGGAGCTGGAGGCCATCTCGCACCTGGGCATGG AGTTCTGGAGCTCCTCCCTGAACAGCCAGGCCCGTTGGGCCTCCGCGGAGGCGCCTGCGCTCCCCCGCCTGAAGCCGCGGGCCCCCGAGGAGCTGGACCAGGGCAGCGGGGGCGCCCTGTGCTTCTTCAACCCCCTCTTTCCCGGGGATCTGGGCCCCGCCAAGCGGGAGAAATTCAAGAGAAGCTTCAAGGTCCGGGTGTCCACTGAGACCTCCGGCCCACTGTCCCCCCCGGCTGTGCCCCCGCCCCCTGTGCCGCTGCCCCCTGGGGGTCCCCCCGGCCCCCCCCAAGCCAGGCCCCCTCCCAGGCCACTGAGGAGGGAGAGCTCTGGGGGGTACCGGGTGCCCGGGGGGGCCGGCCCGGGCCCAGGCccgcctcctctcccctctctgcccTCCCTCCGGGACGTGGACAGCGGCTCCCCCAGCAGCTCCGAGGAGGAGGGGGGGGCCCGGCCCGGGAGCCCCGCCTCGTCCCCCCCCCGCCGGGGCCGGCGCCGGCGGGTGCTCCGATCCGTGAGCGACGCCTTCTGCTCCCTGCTGGCCCCCGAGAGGCAGGTGGCCCGGGCCGTGGCGGAGATGGCCCGAGACCGGCGGACGGCCCCCGGGCGGCTGGTGCAGGACCTGCTGACCCGGGTGCGGGCCGGCCCGGAGCCCCAGGAGCTGCCGACGGTGCGGGAGGGGCTGAGCCGGGCCCGGGCCGTGCTGGTGGCCGAGCTGGCCCGAGACAAGCTCTTACCCGCGGAGCAGCTGG AGGCCGCCGTCGAGAAGAGTCTGCAGCGCTGCGTGCTGAAGCCGCTCCGGCCGCTGCTGCTGGCCCGCCTGCGGCTCCGGCTGGCCCGGGACGGCTCGTGGGGGCGGCTGGCCGAGGGCCTGCGGCGGGCCAGGGCGGGGGGCCCGGAGGTCTGGGGGGGCCGCCTGCCCCCCCCCGCCGAGCTGGAGCGCGTCCGGCAGAAGCTGCTGAAGCTCCTCCGCGGCTACTCGCCCACCGCCAAGGCCACCCGCCTCCTGCAGGCCTGCAAGCTGCTGGCCGAGGCCCTGCGGAGCTGGGCAG GGGACGCCGCGGGGGCCGACGAGTTCCTGCCCCTGCTGAGCGCCGTCCTGGCCCAGTGCGACCTCCCGGACCTGCTGCCCGAGACCGAGTACTTGGCCGAACTGCTGGACCCCAGCCTGCTCACGGGGGAGG CCGGCTACTGTCTGACCAGCCTGGCCGCCGGCCTGGCCCTGCTGGGGGACCTGAGCCAGGCCGGGCCGCCCCCCCGCAGTCCGTCGCAGGAGCTCCGGCGAGCCCTCAGCCTCTGGGAACAGCGACGGCTCCCCCCGACCCGGGGCTGCCAG GACCCCGTCCACGGCTGCACCTCCAAGACGCTGGCGCTGCCCCCCGGCTCCTCGGCCGCCTCCCTGGCCCGGCTCTGTGCCGCCAAGTTCCGGGTGGCGAAGCCCGAAGCCTTCGGCCTCTTCCTGCACGGCGAGGACGGCTCCCGCCTCCTGGCGCCCGACGCCCGGCCCCTCGGCCTCGGCCCCGGCTACCTGCTCTACGGGCCGCTGGGGGGAGCCCCCGAGGCCGAGCTGGGAGGCGGCGCTGAGGGGCCCCTCCCGTCCCAGCCCCCCTCGGCGCCCCCAGAGACCCAATAA
- the RIN1 gene encoding ras and Rab interactor 1 isoform X3: MELSSLQAPAGASAASSLTRDPVYDVPEAGGEQAGQLQGPGLTVSLRERLLLTQPVWLQLRANAAAALHVLQREPPGTFLVRKSNTRQCKALCVRLPEASGASFVSSHDIRETPEAVSLEGSELSFPDLIQLISSYCHRRDVLLLPLQLPRAIRRAGSRKELEAISHLGMEFWSSSLNSQARWASAEAPALPRLKPRAPEELDQGSGGALCFFNPLFPGDLGPAKREKFKRSFKVRVSTETSGPLSPPAVPPPPVPLPPGGPPGPPQARPPPRPLRRESSGGYRVPGGAGPGPGPPPLPSLPSLRDVDSGSPSSSEEEGGARPGSPASSPPRRGRRRRVLRSVSDAFCSLLAPERQVARAVAEMARDRRTAPGRLVQDLLTRVRAGPEPQELPTVREGLSRARAVLVAELARDKLLPAEQLEAAVEKSLQRCVLKPLRPLLLARLRLRLARDGSWGRLAEGLRRARAGGPEVWGGRLPPPAELERVRQKLLKLLRGYSPTAKATRLLQACKLLAEALRSWAGDAAGADEFLPLLSAVLAQCDLPDLLPETEYLAELLDPSLLTGEAGYCLTSLAAGLALLGDLSQAGPPPRSPSQELRRALSLWEQRRLPPTRGCQTLGCFPQSPT; the protein is encoded by the exons ATGGAGCTCTCCAGCCTCCAGGCCCCCGCTGGGGCCAGCGCTGCCTCCAG CCTGACCCGAGACCCCGTCTACGACGTCCCCGAGGCGGGGGGAGAGCAGGCTGGCCAGCTCCAGGGTCCGGGGCTCACGGTCAGCCTGCGGGAGCGGCTGCTGCTCACCCAGCCCGTGTGGCTTCAGCTCCGTGCCAACGCTGCGGCTGCCCTGCACGTGCTCCAGAGGGAGCCCCCCGGG acgTTCCTGGTACGCAAGTCCAACACCCGGCAGTGCAAGGCCCTGTGCGTCCGGCTCCCAGAGGCCTCCGGGGCCTCCTTCGTCTCCAGCCATGACATTCGGGAGACCCCTGAGG CCGTCTCCCTGGAGGGTTCTGAGCTCTCCTTCCCGGACCTGATCCAGCTCATCTCCAGCTACTGTCACCGCCG GGACGTCCTgctgctccctctccagctgccCAGAGCCATCCGCAGAGCCGGCAGCCGCAAGGAGCTGGAGGCCATCTCGCACCTGGGCATGG AGTTCTGGAGCTCCTCCCTGAACAGCCAGGCCCGTTGGGCCTCCGCGGAGGCGCCTGCGCTCCCCCGCCTGAAGCCGCGGGCCCCCGAGGAGCTGGACCAGGGCAGCGGGGGCGCCCTGTGCTTCTTCAACCCCCTCTTTCCCGGGGATCTGGGCCCCGCCAAGCGGGAGAAATTCAAGAGAAGCTTCAAGGTCCGGGTGTCCACTGAGACCTCCGGCCCACTGTCCCCCCCGGCTGTGCCCCCGCCCCCTGTGCCGCTGCCCCCTGGGGGTCCCCCCGGCCCCCCCCAAGCCAGGCCCCCTCCCAGGCCACTGAGGAGGGAGAGCTCTGGGGGGTACCGGGTGCCCGGGGGGGCCGGCCCGGGCCCAGGCccgcctcctctcccctctctgcccTCCCTCCGGGACGTGGACAGCGGCTCCCCCAGCAGCTCCGAGGAGGAGGGGGGGGCCCGGCCCGGGAGCCCCGCCTCGTCCCCCCCCCGCCGGGGCCGGCGCCGGCGGGTGCTCCGATCCGTGAGCGACGCCTTCTGCTCCCTGCTGGCCCCCGAGAGGCAGGTGGCCCGGGCCGTGGCGGAGATGGCCCGAGACCGGCGGACGGCCCCCGGGCGGCTGGTGCAGGACCTGCTGACCCGGGTGCGGGCCGGCCCGGAGCCCCAGGAGCTGCCGACGGTGCGGGAGGGGCTGAGCCGGGCCCGGGCCGTGCTGGTGGCCGAGCTGGCCCGAGACAAGCTCTTACCCGCGGAGCAGCTGG AGGCCGCCGTCGAGAAGAGTCTGCAGCGCTGCGTGCTGAAGCCGCTCCGGCCGCTGCTGCTGGCCCGCCTGCGGCTCCGGCTGGCCCGGGACGGCTCGTGGGGGCGGCTGGCCGAGGGCCTGCGGCGGGCCAGGGCGGGGGGCCCGGAGGTCTGGGGGGGCCGCCTGCCCCCCCCCGCCGAGCTGGAGCGCGTCCGGCAGAAGCTGCTGAAGCTCCTCCGCGGCTACTCGCCCACCGCCAAGGCCACCCGCCTCCTGCAGGCCTGCAAGCTGCTGGCCGAGGCCCTGCGGAGCTGGGCAG GGGACGCCGCGGGGGCCGACGAGTTCCTGCCCCTGCTGAGCGCCGTCCTGGCCCAGTGCGACCTCCCGGACCTGCTGCCCGAGACCGAGTACTTGGCCGAACTGCTGGACCCCAGCCTGCTCACGGGGGAGG CCGGCTACTGTCTGACCAGCCTGGCCGCCGGCCTGGCCCTGCTGGGGGACCTGAGCCAGGCCGGGCCGCCCCCCCGCAGTCCGTCGCAGGAGCTCCGGCGAGCCCTCAGCCTCTGGGAACAGCGACGGCTCCCCCCGACCCGGGGCTGCCAG ACCCTCGGCTGCTTTCCTCAGTCCCCCACCTGA